The nucleotide window GGGTGCCCGCCGACATCCGGGCACAGGGCGGCGTCTCGCGGATGAGCGACCCCGACATGATCGACGGCATCATCAACGCCGTCTCGATCCCGGTGATGGCCAAGGCCCGGATCGGGCACTTCGTCGAGGCGCAGGTGCTCCAGTCGCTCGGCGTCGACTACATCGACGAGTCCGAGGTGCTGACCCCGGCCGACTACGCCAACCACATCGACAAGTGGGCCTACACGGTTCCCTTCGTCTGCGGTGCCACCAACCTGGGCGAGGCGCTGCGCCGGATCACCGAGGGCGCCGCCATGATCCGGTCCAAGGGTGAGGCCGGCACCGGCGACGTCTCCAACGCCACCACGCACATGCGCACCATCCGGGGCGAGATCCGCCGGCTGACCTCGCTGCCCGAGGACGAGCTGTTCGTCGCGGCCAAGGAGCTTCAGGCGCCGTACGACCTGGTCAAGGAGGTGGCCGCCGCCGGGAAGCTGCCGGTGGTCATGTTCACCGCGGGCGGCATCGCCACCCCGGCCGACGCCGCCATGATGATGCAGCTCGGCGCCGAGGGCGTGTTCGTCGGCTCCGGCATCTTCAAGTCCGGCAACCCCGCGCAGCGCGCCGCCGCGATCGTCAAGGCCGTCACGTTCCACGACGACCCCGACGTGATCGCCAAGGTCTCGCGCGGCCTGGGCGAGGCAATGGTCGGCATCAACGTCGACGAGATCCCGCAGCCGCACCGCCTCGCCGAGCGTGGCTGGTAAATCTAAAGACAAGATCGCGGCTGGTAGGCCAACCGGCAAGATCAAATTCGGCTGTCGTGCCTGGTTGCATGGTTACCGTCGCTCCCGCCGAGGCGCGGGCAGTTGAAGATCAACGGCAGGACCATGTCGTGCCTGGTTGCATGGTGCTGACCGTCGCTCACGCCGAGGCCGGGCGCAGGGTCCCGAGGAGCTGTCGCTCCAGAACAGGACCCTGCGCCCTTCCTTCTGCGTGATTGGCGAAACCATTTGAGGAGCTCATGAACATCGGAGTGCTCGCCCTCCAGGGCGACGTGCGGGAACACCTGTCCGCCCTCGCGGAGAGCGACGTCCTGGCCCGGCCGGTGCGCCGGCCCGAGGAGCTCGAGGAGGTCGACGCCCTCGTCATCCCCGGCGGGGAGTCCACCACGATGAGCAACCTGGCCATCACGTTCGGGCTGCTCGAACCGATCCGCAAGCGCATCGCCGGCGGCATGCCCGTCTACGGCTCCTGCGCCGGCATGATCATGCTCGCCACCACGGTGCTGGACGGCCGGCCCGATCAGGAGTCGTTCGCCGGCATCGACATGACCGTGCGGCGCAACGCCTTCGGCCGGCAGGTGGACTCGTTCGAGGCCGCCGTCGCGATCGACGGCATCGCCGGCCCTGACTTCCACGCCGTTTTCATCCGCGCACCCTGGGTCGAGGAGGTCGGCGCGGAAGTCAGCGTGTTGGGCCGCGTCACGTCCGGACCCGCCGCCGGTAGGATTGTCGCCGTTCGGCAGGGGAACCTGCTCGCCACGGCTTTCCACCCGGAGCTAACCGGCGACCTCCGCGTCCACCGGTACTTCGTCGAGCTGGTCCGCCGGGCCGCAGACGACGCTCGTTAACGCGGTAGACCACGGAGGTTTCGCATGTCCGGCCACTCCAAGTGGGCGACGACCAAGCACAAGAAGGCCGTCATCGACGCCAAGCGCGGCAAGATGTTCGCCAAGCTGATCAAGAATGTCGAGGTCGCGGCGCGCATCGGCGGTGGAGACCCGACCGGCAACCCCACCCTCTACGACGCCATCCAGAAGGCGAAGAAGAGCTCCGTACCGAACGACAACATCGACCGCGCGGTCAAGCGCGGCTCCGGCCTCGAGGCGGGCGGCGCCGACTGGCAGACGATCGTGTACGAGGCCTACGGCCCGAACGGCGTCGCGATGCTGATCGAGTGCCTCACCGACAACCGCAACCGCGCGGCGACCGAGGTACGCACGGCGCTGACCCGCAACGGCGGCGCGTTCGCCGGCGCCGGCTCGGTGAACTACATGTTCTCCCGCAAGGGCGTCGTGATCGTGCAGAAGGCCGACGGCGTCAGCGAGGACGACCTCATGCTTGCCGTGCTGGACGCGGGCGCCGAGGAGATCAACGACCTCGGCGAGTCGTTCGAGATCGTCAGCGAGCCGACCGACCTGGTCGCGGTCCGCACGGCCCTGCAGGACGCCGGCCTCGACTACGAGTCGGCCGAGTCCCCGCTGGTGCCGAGCATGACGGTGGCGGTCGACGAGGACGCGGCCCGCAAGGTGTTCAAGCTGATCGACGTCCTCGAGGACTGCGACGACGTGCAGAACATCTACGCCAACTTCGACGTCTCCGACGAGACGCTCGCGCTGCTCGACATGTAGCCCGACCAGTGCCGCCGCGTCTTCGACGCGGCGGCACTGGTCGAGGTCTTGGCCCCTCCGGTCAGGCGCCCCGGGGTCTGGCGTTCCCGTCAGGCCCCTCCGGTCAGGCGCCCCGGGGTCTGGCGTTCCCGTCAGGCCCCTCCGGTCAGGCGCCCCGGGGTCTGGCGTTCCCGTCAGGCCCCTCCGGTCAGGCGCCCCGGGGTCTGGCGCTTCCGGTGAGGCACCTCCCGTCAGGCGCCCACGTACTCCGCCAGGTGCTGGCCGGTGAGGGTCGAGCGGTCGGCGACCAGGTCGGCGGGCGTGCCCTCGAAGACGATCCGGCCGCCGTCGTGGCCGGCGCCGGGCCCGAGATCGATGATCCAGTCCGCGTGCGCCATTACCGCCTGGTGGTGCTCGATGACGATCACCGACTTGCCGGAGTCGACGAGCCGGTCGAGCAGGCCGAGCAGCTGCTCGACGTCCGCCAGGTGCAGGCCGGTGGTCGGCTCGTCCAGGATGTAGACGCCGCCCTTCTCGGCCATGCGGGTGGCGAGCTTGACCCGCTGCCGCTCGCCGCCGGACAGCGTGGTGAGCGGCTGCCCGAGGCTCAGGTAGCCGAGCCCGACGTCGGCGAGCCGGGCGAGGATCGCGTGCGCGGCCGGCGTCCGGGCCTCACCGGCACCGAAGAACGCCTCGGCCTCGGTCACCGACATCGACAGCACCTCGCTGATGTCCTTGCCGCCGAGGGTGTACTCCAGGACCTCGGCCATGAACCGTTTGCCCTCGCACACCTCGCAGACGGTGGCGACCGTGGCCATCACCCCCAGGTCGGTGTAGACCACGCCGGCGCCGTTGCAGTTGGGGCAGGCGCCCTCGGAGTTGGCGCTGAACAGCGCCGGCTTCACGCCGTTGGCCTTGGCGAAGGCCTTGCGGATCGGCTCGAGCAGCCCGGTGTAGGTCGCCGGGTTGCTGCGCCGCGAGCCCCTGATCCCGCTCTGGTCGACGGTGACCACGCCCTCCCGGCCGGCCACCGAGCCCTGGATCAGCGAGCTCTTGCCCGAACCGGCCACGCCGGTCAGCACCATCAGCACGCCGAGCGGGATGTCGACGTCGACGTCCTGGAGGTTGTTGGTGTCCGCGCCGCGCACCTCCAGCACCCCGGTCGGCTTGCGCACCGAGGGCTTGAGCGTGGCGCGGTCGTCCAGGTGCCGCCCGGTCAGCGTGCCGCTGGCCCGCAGTCCCTCGACGGTGCCCTCGAACACCACCTCGCCGCCCTCGGTGCCGGCGCGCGGGCCGAGGTCGACGACGTGGTCGGCGATCGCGATCGCCTCCGGCTTGTGCTCGACGACCAGCACGGTGTTGCCCTTGTCGCGCAGCTGGCGCAGCAGGTTGTTCATCCGCTGGATGTCGTGCGGGTGCAGCCCGATGGTCGGCTCGTCGAAGACGTAGGTCACGTCGGTGAGTGAGGAGCCGAGGTGGCGGATCATCTTGATGCGCTGCGCCTCGCCGCCCGACAGCGTGCCCGACGGGCGTTCGAGCGAGAGGTAGCCGAGGCCGATCTCGACGAACGAGTCGAGGGTGTGCCGCAGCGACGTGAGCAGCGGCGCAACGGACGGCTCCTTCAGCTTGCGCAGCCAATCGGCGAGGTCACTGATCTGCATCGCGCAGGCGTCGGCGATGTTGAGGCCCTTGATCTTCGACGACCGGGCCGCCTCGGACAGCCGGGTGCCGTCGCACTCCGGGCAGGTCGTGAACGTGACCGCCCGCTCGACGAAGGCGCGGATGTGCGGTTGCAGCGAGTCGACGTCCTTGGAGAGCATCGACTTCTGGATCTTGGGGATCAGCCCCTCGTAGGTCAGGTTGATGCCCTCGACCTTGATCTTGGTCGGCTCCTTGTACAGCAGGTCGTTCAGCTCGCGCTTGGTGAACCGTTTGATCGGCTTGTCCGGGTCGAAGAAGCCGCAGCCGCTGAAGATGCGGCCGTACCAGCCATCCATGCTGTAGCCGGGGATGGTCAGCGCGCCGTCGTTGAGGGACTTGGTGTCGTCGTAGAGCGCGGTCAGGTCGATGTCGGTCACCGAGCCCCGGCCCTCGCAGCGCGGACACATGCCGCCGGTGATGCTGAAGCTGCGACGCTCCTTGATGGTCTGTCCGGCCCGCTCGATGGAGACCGCGCCCGCGCCGCTGATCGAGGCGACGTTGAACGAGTAGGCCTGCGGCGAGCCGATGTGCGGATCGCCGAGCCGGCTGAAGAGGATGCGCAGCATCGCGTTGGCGTCTGTCGCGGTGCCCACCGTGGAGCGGGCGTTGGCGCCCATCCGCTCCTGGTCGATGATGATTGCCGTGGTGAGCCCGTCCAGCACGTCGACCTCGGGCCGGGCCAGCGTCGGCATGAAGCCCTGTAGGAAGGCGCTGTAGGTCTCGTTGATCATCCGCTGGGACTCCGCGGCGATCGTGCCGAACACCAGCGAACTCTTGCCCGAGCCGGAGACGCCGGTGAACAACGTCAGCCGGCGCTTCGGGATCTCGACGCTGACGTCCTTCAAGTTGTTCACGCGGGCGCCCTGCACGCGGATCAGGTCGTGACTGTCGGCGACGTGCGGTTCAGGCGACATCGTCTCCCCATCTGTTGGCCTTGCGTGATCTAAGCAGCTACGTGTGACAGGCCCGGGCCGCGAGCCCGTCAGTCCTGGAGCCGTGGGCGTGTGGAAACCGCCGGGCGTCCATGGCGGTAACGCTACGTGCGGCCCCGGGCCGGTGCTTCTCGATTCCTGATCAGCTCGGTGTGGAGAACTGGGACATGAACTGGACCAGGTAGCCGATCAGCAGCACGATCCCGCCGCACATCCGGGCGTAGCGCCGCCAGACGTAGCGGCGGTAGGCGTGCACCCACGCGATCCCCGCCTCGGCGAGCACCTGGGCCTCGGCCCGGGCCGTCGTCGGCAGCAGCGGCGCGAGCCGGTGTGCGACCGTCTGCGCCACCGGCGCGGGGCGCCGGTACAGGGCCGCCGGGGTCGGCGGGGTCGCCGGCGCCGGCCAGGGGTCGTGCCCGGCGACGCTCACCTCGACCGGGTAGATCTGCTCCTCGCGCCACTGCCGGGTGCGGGCGGTGAGGCGGCGGTCCAGGTATTCGGCGTGCGCGTCCCGGTGGCTGAGGCGGCTGCGCCAGCACAGGCGGCGCCAGTGCCCGGCGAGGTCGGTCAGCACCTCGGTGTACACCTCGGGCGCGAAGCGTTCGCCGCCGACCAGGCGGGCCGTCTCGCTGCGCAGGGAGGCCAGCCGCCCGGCCACGAACGCGACGAACTCGGCGGGCGGTTCGTCGTCCATCGGCGGAATTAGGTGTGCCATGGCGACCTCCCGCCACCATGGTCGGCGCCGCGGGCACACCCGCGCAAGGTGCGGCCGCACCCGCGCAAACGCGGGTGCGGCCGCGGCGCGCACGCAACGCAAGGTGCGCCCGCGGCACACCCGTGTGTCGGTGGATGCGGGCGGGACGGCAGGTAATAGGGTGTCGAACACACGTCCGAGTCGAGGGGGCTTGCTTTGCGGGTGCTTGGCATCGACCCCGGCCTGACCCGGTGCGGCGTCGGCGTGGTCGAGGGCGTCCCCGGCCGGCCCGGCAAGCTGATCGGCTACTACGTGGTGTACTCCGAGCCCGACGAGGACATCGCCCTGCGCCTGCTGCATCTCGACACCGCGCTCGGCGAGCTCGTCGCGGAGCACAAGCCGGACAGCGTCGCGGTCGAGCGGGTCTTCAGCCAGCACAACACGCGCACCGTCATGGGCACCGCCCAGGCCAGCGCGATCGCCATCCTGGCCGGGTCGCGGGCCGGGCTGCCCGTGCAGACCTACACGCCCAGCGAGGTCAAGGCCGCCGTCACCGGGTCGGGCACCGCGGGCAAGGCGCAGGTCACCAGCATGGTCACCCGGCTGCTCGGGCTCGACGCGCCGCCGCGGCCGGCCGACGCCGCGGACGCGCTCGCCCTGGCCATCTGTCACATCTGGCGCGGCGGAACCCGCGCCCGCATCCAGGCTGCCGCCGCTTCGGCTCGCAGGGGAGGAGTCCGACGATGATCGCCAGCGTGCGCGGCGTGGTGGCCGCGATCGCCCCAGACAGCGCCGTCATCGAGGTCGGCGGTGTCGGCCTGCAGGTGCAGTGCGCGCCCGCGACGCTCGCCGGGCTCAAGGCCGGCGAGCAGGCCCGGCTGTCGACGAGCATGGTCGTGCGCGAGGACTCGCTGACCCTGTACGGCTTCGCCGACGACGACGAGAAGCACCTGTTCGAGCTGCTGCAAACCGCCAGCGGCGTCGGCCCGCGGCTGGCGCAGGCCGTGCTCGCCGTGCACCAGCCCGAGGTCGTGCGCCGCGCGATCGCCGGCGGTGACCTCGCCGCGCTGACCCGGGTGCCCGGCATCGGCAAGAAGGGCGCCGAGCGCCTGGTCCTGGAGCTGCGCGACCGCATCGGCGCCGTCTCGACCGGCGCCGACGGCGTGGCCGGCGCCCTGGCCGGCGGCTGGCAGGACCAGGTGCGCCAGGGCGTCATCGCGCTCGGCTGGTCCGCGCAGCAGGCCGACCAGGCGGTGGCCGCCGTCGCCGAGTCGATCGACGGCGAGGTGCCGGCCGTTCCGGTGCTGCTGCGTCAGGCCATCCGCCTGCTGGGCCGCACCCGATGACCGACGGCCCCGACGACCTGGTCTCCCCGTTCGCGGGCGACGAGGAGCTCGACGCGGAGGTGAGCGTCCGGCCACGCCGCCTGGCCGAGTTCATCGCGCAGCACCGGGTGCGCGACCAGCTGGAGCTGCTGCTGCGTGGCGCGCAGGGCCGGGGCACGCCGCCCGATCACATCCTGCTGTCCGGCCCGCCCGGGCTGGGCAAGACGACGCTCGCCAACATCGTGGCGGCGGAGCTCGGCACCGGGATCCGGACCACCAGCGGCCCGGTCATCGAGCGTTCCGGCGATCTCGCCGCGATCCTCACCGGGCTCGCCGAGGGCGACGTGCTGTTCATCGACGAGATCCACCGCATCGCCAAGCCGGCCGAGGAGCTGCTCTACAGCGCGATGGAGGACTTCCGGGTCGACGTGATCGTCGGCAAGGGCCCCGGCGCCACCGCGATCCCGCTCGATGTCGAGCCGTTCACGCTGGTCGGCGCCACCACCCGGGCCGGGCTGCTCTCCGGGCCCATGCGCGACCGCTTCGGCTTCGTCGCGCACCTGGACTTCTACTCGCCGGCCGAGCTCGACGCGCTGCTGCACCGCTCCGCCCGCATCCTCGGCGTGCCGATCACGCCCGGCGGCGCCGCGGAGATCGCCGGCCGGTCGCGGGGCACGCCGCGCATCGCCAACCGGCTGCTGCGCCGGGTCCGCGACTACGCCGAGGTCCGCGGCGACGGCGTGGTCGACGAGGTCACCGCCAAGGCGGCGCTCACCGTCTACGACGTCGACCAGCTCGGGCTCGACCGGCTGGACCGGGCGGTGCTGCGGGCGCTCATCGACTCGTTCCGGGGCGGGCCGGTCGGCCTCTCCACGCTCGCGGTCGCGGTGGGGGAGCAGTCCGACACCGTCGAGGAGATGTGCGAGCCGTTCCTGGTCCGGGCCGGCCTGCTCGCGCGGACGCCGCGTGGCCGGGTCGCCACCGAGGCGGGCTGGCTGCACCTGGGCCGCAAGCCCCCCGAGGGCCGGGGCGTTCCGCCGAATCAGCCCGACCTCTTCGCCCGGGATGCGGAATCCCCTCCGTAATGTGAACGTGACGCGTGCCGCGTACGGAGTTCCCAGGTAGAGGGATTAGACTCCCCGCCGTTCGCACGGGATTGTGTATATCGCCCCGTCGTGTGCCCTGAGCCGCGCCGGAGGCCCCATGGAAGGTCGTCTTCGTGTTTATCGCAGCTCAAGCGCAGGGCGGCGGCAGCTTCATGCCTCTGCTTCTGATCGTCCTGCTCTTCGGCGTCATGTACTTCATGATGATCCGTCCGCAGCAGAAGCGCCGCCGTGAGGCCCAGCAGATGCAGTCCGCGCTCGGCCCCGGCGACGACATCGTGACCATCGGCGGCCTGCACGCGACCGTCGTGTCCGTCGACGACGACGTCATCACGGTGGAGATCTCTCCCGGTGTCAACGTCCGCTTCGCCCGCCCGGCCATCGCCCGGGTCGTGTCGTCTGCGTCCGACGTCGTGCCGGAGCCGGCCGACGACGAGCCCGAGACCGTCGAGGAGACCCCGATCGAGAGCCCGGTCGTCGAGACCCGCAAGTCCAAGGACTGACGATCCGCCGTGCACGGCCCGCCGCTACGGGCGGGCCGTGACCACGGAAAACACAGCAGGCCGCGGGGCGGGGCAGCCGTGCGGCCCGTAGTTGTGAATAATCGTCGCCGGGCAAATCGGCCGGAAACTCGTTTCCGGTCCAAGACCGCCCGACCCACACAATCCCCAGCGCCGCGCGCTCCCGCCGGCCGAAAAGCACGAGGAGATCGACAGTCGTGGCACGACCACCACAGGGACAGATGCATCCCGGGCGGCAGCTCGCCGTGCTGGGTCTCCTCTTCGTCATCCTCTATTCGCTGGTCTTCTTCGGGCCGGGCGCGTCGGGCAGCTTCACCGACCGGCTGCACCCCAAGCTCGGGCTCGACCTCGTCGGCGGCACCCAGGCGACCTACGTCGCGTCGCTGATGAGCAACGGGCAGCCGCCGCCGCGCAGCAGCATGGAGGAGGCCCGCAAGATCATTGACCAGCGGGTCAACGCGCTCGGCGTCGCCGAGGCCGAGGTGGTCATCGAGGGCAACACCAACATCGTGGTCTCCGTGGCCGGCGAGGCCGAGGACCAGCTGAAGAACGTCGGCCAGGCCGCGCAGATGCGCTTCCGCAAGGTGCTCAAGGCGACCGGCGACAACGCCGCCGTCGCGGTGGCCCCGCCGTCGGCCGCACCCAGCGC belongs to Amorphoplanes digitatis and includes:
- the pdxT gene encoding pyridoxal 5'-phosphate synthase glutaminase subunit PdxT, producing the protein MNIGVLALQGDVREHLSALAESDVLARPVRRPEELEEVDALVIPGGESTTMSNLAITFGLLEPIRKRIAGGMPVYGSCAGMIMLATTVLDGRPDQESFAGIDMTVRRNAFGRQVDSFEAAVAIDGIAGPDFHAVFIRAPWVEEVGAEVSVLGRVTSGPAAGRIVAVRQGNLLATAFHPELTGDLRVHRYFVELVRRAADDAR
- the yajC gene encoding preprotein translocase subunit YajC produces the protein MFIAAQAQGGGSFMPLLLIVLLFGVMYFMMIRPQQKRRREAQQMQSALGPGDDIVTIGGLHATVVSVDDDVITVEISPGVNVRFARPAIARVVSSASDVVPEPADDEPETVEETPIESPVVETRKSKD
- the ruvB gene encoding Holliday junction branch migration DNA helicase RuvB, with translation MTDGPDDLVSPFAGDEELDAEVSVRPRRLAEFIAQHRVRDQLELLLRGAQGRGTPPDHILLSGPPGLGKTTLANIVAAELGTGIRTTSGPVIERSGDLAAILTGLAEGDVLFIDEIHRIAKPAEELLYSAMEDFRVDVIVGKGPGATAIPLDVEPFTLVGATTRAGLLSGPMRDRFGFVAHLDFYSPAELDALLHRSARILGVPITPGGAAEIAGRSRGTPRIANRLLRRVRDYAEVRGDGVVDEVTAKAALTVYDVDQLGLDRLDRAVLRALIDSFRGGPVGLSTLAVAVGEQSDTVEEMCEPFLVRAGLLARTPRGRVATEAGWLHLGRKPPEGRGVPPNQPDLFARDAESPP
- the ruvA gene encoding Holliday junction branch migration protein RuvA, which codes for MIASVRGVVAAIAPDSAVIEVGGVGLQVQCAPATLAGLKAGEQARLSTSMVVREDSLTLYGFADDDEKHLFELLQTASGVGPRLAQAVLAVHQPEVVRRAIAGGDLAALTRVPGIGKKGAERLVLELRDRIGAVSTGADGVAGALAGGWQDQVRQGVIALGWSAQQADQAVAAVAESIDGEVPAVPVLLRQAIRLLGRTR
- the pdxS gene encoding pyridoxal 5'-phosphate synthase lyase subunit PdxS, which encodes MSSSESAPTSVTGTARVKRGMAEMLKGGVIMDVVNAEQAKIAEDAGAVAVMALERVPADIRAQGGVSRMSDPDMIDGIINAVSIPVMAKARIGHFVEAQVLQSLGVDYIDESEVLTPADYANHIDKWAYTVPFVCGATNLGEALRRITEGAAMIRSKGEAGTGDVSNATTHMRTIRGEIRRLTSLPEDELFVAAKELQAPYDLVKEVAAAGKLPVVMFTAGGIATPADAAMMMQLGAEGVFVGSGIFKSGNPAQRAAAIVKAVTFHDDPDVIAKVSRGLGEAMVGINVDEIPQPHRLAERGW
- the ruvC gene encoding crossover junction endodeoxyribonuclease RuvC, which gives rise to MRVLGIDPGLTRCGVGVVEGVPGRPGKLIGYYVVYSEPDEDIALRLLHLDTALGELVAEHKPDSVAVERVFSQHNTRTVMGTAQASAIAILAGSRAGLPVQTYTPSEVKAAVTGSGTAGKAQVTSMVTRLLGLDAPPRPADAADALALAICHIWRGGTRARIQAAAASARRGGVRR
- a CDS encoding ATP-binding cassette domain-containing protein; this translates as MSPEPHVADSHDLIRVQGARVNNLKDVSVEIPKRRLTLFTGVSGSGKSSLVFGTIAAESQRMINETYSAFLQGFMPTLARPEVDVLDGLTTAIIIDQERMGANARSTVGTATDANAMLRILFSRLGDPHIGSPQAYSFNVASISGAGAVSIERAGQTIKERRSFSITGGMCPRCEGRGSVTDIDLTALYDDTKSLNDGALTIPGYSMDGWYGRIFSGCGFFDPDKPIKRFTKRELNDLLYKEPTKIKVEGINLTYEGLIPKIQKSMLSKDVDSLQPHIRAFVERAVTFTTCPECDGTRLSEAARSSKIKGLNIADACAMQISDLADWLRKLKEPSVAPLLTSLRHTLDSFVEIGLGYLSLERPSGTLSGGEAQRIKMIRHLGSSLTDVTYVFDEPTIGLHPHDIQRMNNLLRQLRDKGNTVLVVEHKPEAIAIADHVVDLGPRAGTEGGEVVFEGTVEGLRASGTLTGRHLDDRATLKPSVRKPTGVLEVRGADTNNLQDVDVDIPLGVLMVLTGVAGSGKSSLIQGSVAGREGVVTVDQSGIRGSRRSNPATYTGLLEPIRKAFAKANGVKPALFSANSEGACPNCNGAGVVYTDLGVMATVATVCEVCEGKRFMAEVLEYTLGGKDISEVLSMSVTEAEAFFGAGEARTPAAHAILARLADVGLGYLSLGQPLTTLSGGERQRVKLATRMAEKGGVYILDEPTTGLHLADVEQLLGLLDRLVDSGKSVIVIEHHQAVMAHADWIIDLGPGAGHDGGRIVFEGTPADLVADRSTLTGQHLAEYVGA
- a CDS encoding YebC/PmpR family DNA-binding transcriptional regulator; the encoded protein is MSGHSKWATTKHKKAVIDAKRGKMFAKLIKNVEVAARIGGGDPTGNPTLYDAIQKAKKSSVPNDNIDRAVKRGSGLEAGGADWQTIVYEAYGPNGVAMLIECLTDNRNRAATEVRTALTRNGGAFAGAGSVNYMFSRKGVVIVQKADGVSEDDLMLAVLDAGAEEINDLGESFEIVSEPTDLVAVRTALQDAGLDYESAESPLVPSMTVAVDEDAARKVFKLIDVLEDCDDVQNIYANFDVSDETLALLDM